In Pseudonocardia sp. DSM 110487, the sequence TGTACCGCTGCCTGCCGGGAGTTCGCGGCCTCGAACCACTCCCCTACCGCGGGTGAAAGACCCCCGACCGGGGAAGACCGTTCGGCGCGCACCGGGGGGCGCGCGCGTGGCGCTGCACGGTTCTGTCACCCTTGACAGCCAAGATGACCTGCGCACATCCCATCCGGGGTGGACGCACGGAGAGGAGAGAAGTCGACATGGCACTGCCCACGCTCACTCCGGAGCAGCGCGCCGAGGCCCTGAAGAAGGCCGCGGCCGCCCGCACCGCCCGCAAGGAGCTCCGCGACGCGATCGCTCGCGGCGAGCAGACGATCCCCGCGGTTCTCGATCGCGCCAAGACCGACCAGGTGGTCGGCAAGACCAAGGTCGCCGACCTGCTCAAGAGCCTTCCCGGCTACGGGCCCGCCAAGGTCTCGGCGCTGCTGGAGCAGACCGGCATCGACGCGTCGCGCCGCGCCGCGGGTCTCGGCGAGCGCCAGCGCCAGGCACTCATCGACGCGCTCAAGTGACACCCGCCGCCCGGCGCCCGGCCTGCTGATCCACTGCGACCGGGCCCGGGCGGGGTGGCGCCCGCCACCCGGGCACCCCCACCGATCGACATGGGCAGCATCGACGGGCAGGCTGCACGCCGTGGAACGCTTCGTCGACGTCGAGCCCGGTGTCCGCCTGTGGGCAGAGGCCATCGAGCCCACCGGGCCGCACCCGGGTGAGCCGCTGCTGCTCGTGATGGGCGCGAACTCGTCCGGCCTCGTCTGGCCGGACGACCTCGTCGCCCAGCTCGCCGAACACCACCGCGTCATCCGCTACGACCATCGCGACACCGGGCGCTCCACCGCGACCTTCGAGGACGCTCCCTACAGCATCGTCGATCTCGCCGACGACGCGATCGCGGTGCTCGACGCGTTCGACGTGCCGCGCGCCCACGTGGTCGGGATGTCGATGGGCGGGTACCTCGTGCAGCTGATGCTGCTCGACCATCCCGACCGCATCGCCACCGCCACTCTCTTCTGCACCGGGCCGCTGCCGTTCCCGGCGTCATCGTCCGCGCCCGCCGTTCCCGGCCCGGACCAGGCACTGCTGCGCCTGTGGGCCGAGCTGGACGACCCGCGTGACCTCCAGGGGGAGATCGCGTGGCGCCTCGAGCACTGGCGGCTGCTCAACGGCTCCGGCACCCTGTTCGACCCGGCGGAGTTCCGCGCGCTGGAGGAACGGGTGATCGCCCACTCCGGCCGGCACGACCCGGTGGTGGCGCACGCCCGCATGGACACCGACGGCATGGAACGCGGCGCCGAACTGGCCGGCGTCACCGTGCCGGCGCTTGTGATCGAGGCGCCGGAGGACCCCGCGTTCCCGCCGCCCAACGCCGGTGTGCTCGCCCGCTCGCTCGGGGAGGGCCGGCTGGTCCGGATCCCTGGCATGGGCCACGCGATCAACCGGACGGTGATCTCCCCGCTCGCCGCCGCGATCCTGACGCAGACCACCCGGACGGCCGCCGCGCCCGCCTGACGTTCCGGTGGTCGAGTAGGCCTGCGCTACTCGACCTCCGGATCTGTCGACTGGCGCACGACCGTGAGGGCGTCGCGCACGAGACCGATCAGGCGGTCGGCGCGGCCCTCGCCGCCGACCTGCTCGACCACCCACGCGATCCCGGCGACGATCGCGAGGACGTCCTCGGTCGACACGTCGGCCCGCACCGCGCCCGCGTCCTGAGCGGCTGTCATGAGCCGCGCCGCCCCTCCCTGCATCCGCCCGCACGAGGCGTGCAGCGGCGAACCCTCCTCGTCCAGCCCGACCAGCACCGACCGGGGCAGACCGCGGTAGGTGCCGCTGTGGGTCGCGAACGTGCGCAGCCAGCCGACGACGGCCTCCGCCGTGACCGGGGCGGCGAGCCGGACCTCCGCCTCGTCCGCGAGCTCCCGCAGGCTGCGTTCGAGCAGCGCGGCGAGCAGGTCGTCCCTGGTAGGGAAGTGCCGGTAGAGCGTGCCGATCGCGACGCCTGCCCGTCTCGCGACCTCTTCGAGGGATGCGTCCGTGCCGCGCTCGGCGAACAGGGCGTGCGCCGTCTCGAGCAAGCGGGCCCGGTTGCGGCGGGCGTCGGCGCGCTGTGGAGCACTTGACATGAGGCTCCCTCCGTTTAGCCTTACATGAGGCAACCTCACATTAAGGGATCGGGGACGAGATGGAGCTCGGACGGGTCGGGGTGTGGACTTGGGGCTTCGACCGCCTGCCGTGGGCGCGGGTCGCGGACGCGGCACGCGAAGTGGAGGAGCTGGGGTACGGCACCCTCTGGTTCGGCGAGGGCACCGGACGGGACGCGCCCACGCAGTCGGCACTGCTGCTCGGCGCCACCCGACGCATCGTCGTGGCGCCCGGCGTCGTCTCCATCCCCCGCCACGAGCCCACCACCCTCGCCCGCGTCGAGCAGACCCTCGCCGAGGCGTTCCCCGGCCGGTTCCTACTCGGCCTCGGCGTGGGAGCGAAGATCATCACCGACGAGGTCGGCCGCCCGTGGAACTCACCCCTGGCGACGATGGCGCGTTTCCTCGAGGCGATGAACGCCGCGAGGACCACAGCGCCTGCGCCGGCGACACCCGCGCCACGAGTGCTCGCCGCGCTTGGACCCCGCATGCTCGAGCTGGCCGCGAAGCGCACGTGGGGCGCCCACCCGTTCCTGATGCCGGTGGAGCACACGGCGTACGCGCGCGAACGCGTCGGCCCGGAGGCGCTGCTCGCCGTGCACCAGAACGTCGTGCTCGACCCCGACCGGGCACGGGCCCGAGAGACGGCTCGTGCCGCGCTCGCCGCCTTCATCGCGAATGTGCACATCAACCCATCCCGATGGCGGGTGATGCAGCAGGTCGGAGGGCTCGACGAGTCGGACCTGGCCGGCGGTGGCAGCGACCGGCTCGTCGACGCGCTCACCGCGTACGGAGACGTGGATGCCGTGGTCGCGCGGGTGCGCGACCAGTTCGCGGCGGGCGCCGACCACGTCTGCATCTCGGTCACGACATCGGACGCGCATCCGGTCGTCGGTCTCCCGGCTCTGCGCGAGCTCGCCCCCGCCCTGCCGTAACCCCGCTCGGGTGGTGTGAGCGATCGTCTCCTGGGGCACACTCGGCCGGGCAGGTTCGGACGACGACGGAGGGACAGCATGGGCATCGAGAACCCGGACGCCGACGTGGTCGAGCAGTTGCAGAGTGCCGACGACGGCGACGAGCCGGTGGACGACCGGACGGACCTGCCGTCCGAGGCCGACCCGGCCGATGTGGCCGAGCAGCGCATCGCCGTGCCGGACGACGACGACTACGAACGTTGAGGGTTGCGGCCATTCGAGTGACCCCGGGACGCATGGTGGCGGCAGTGCGTGATGACGATCAGCCACTCCCTCACCCGATCGAGTGATCCTTGCGGCAGTCCATTCGAAGTACGCGCCACCAGAGCGGTGCTCTCCCGGACGCTATGGGCATCTCCGCAGGTAGAACGGATTTCTGATCAACTCCGCGACGGGCCCCCGGTGCTCGGCCTCCGGCGCTCGGCCCTAAAGTCTGCCCCCTCGGCCGGTGCGCCGATGCCGCCGCACGGAGCAGTCGGCATAAGCCGATTAGCCTAAGTGCAGCCCTCCTCCGGGCGTATGGCATCGTTCGCGCGGCGTGCTGCGGGAGGAGAACGGGTGAAGGTCGTCGCCGTCATCAACCACAAGGGAGGGGTGGGCAAGACCACCCTCACGGCCAACCTCGGCGCCGGGTTCGCGGCCCGGGGCCAGAAGGTGTTGCTCATCGATCTGGATGGGCAAGCCAGTCTCACGATCTCGTTCTTCACCCAGAGCGAGTGGACAGCTGAACTGCTGCCGGAAAAGACGATCAAGGAATGGTTCGATCGCATCGGGAGCGGCAACGAGGAGAGCCCGGCGAAGCTCGTCTCGACACCGCCCCGCGTGCAGGACAAGCTGGCCCGCGGCAGCGGCCGGCTCGACCTCATCGCCGCTCACCGCGACCTCACGGACGTGGAGACCAACCTCGCGGCCGAACTGCTCTCGGAACCGGGCCGGTTCGGTGAGCTGCACGGGGGCCTGCGTCAGATGCTCGCCCACGAGGACTTCGCCGAGTACGACACGGTCCTCATCGACTGCGCCCCCAACTTCGGGCTCATCGCCAAGAACGCCGTCGCCGCGAGCGACCTGCTGCTGATCCCGACGAAGCCGGACTACCTGTCCACCAACGGCATCGACTCGCTCGGCCTGAAGATCCGCTCGTTCGTCGAGGAGTACAACGAACACTCCTCGGTGCCCGTCGAGCGGCCCGCCGCGTCGGTCGTGTTCACGATGGTGCAGAACCAGAACGGCGTGCCGATCGAGGCGCAGCGCAGCGTGATCAGCCGGATCGAGGCGCGCGAGGTGCCCACCTTCGCCACCACGATCCGCGACAGCAAGGCCGTCTACGGCCCCGCGCCCGAGCACGGCGTGCCGGTGATCCTCGGCGGCACGGGGCGGGCGGCCACGCGCGAGCTGCGCGACATGGTGTCCGAGCTGTCCGGTCGGCTGGAGAGGATCGCGGCGTGACGCGACACGAGCCGATCGACGTCGAGTCGCTCCCCAGCTCCCCGCTCCCGTCCGCGCCGCTGGCGATCGCGCTGCAGAAGGCCGTCGCGCTGCTCGAGTCGCTCAGTCGTGAGCAGCTCGAGGACATCGCCTCCGGTGAGGGAAAGCTCGTCTACGAGCCGAGCGCGGCGCGTCAGATGCGCAGGCGCGAGGTCGTGCACCGGCCGTCAGGCGTCGACGTCGAGGCCGCGGCCGCCGACATCAACCGGCTCACCACGCCCGGCGAGGTGGCCGAGTACCTGCAGAGCCGCGTGGAGTTCACGGTGCCGGTGCTGAAGGAGATCGCTCGCGCACTGGGCCCGACCGTCAACAGCACGGGCCGCACGAAGGCCCAGCTGCGCCGCGACATCGTGGAGGGCACGGCCGGCTTCCGGGTGCGCGCCGCCGCCATGTCCGACGGCGCGTGGGCGAAGCCCTGAACCACCTTGGAGCCATAGTGCTGAGCACTATGGCTTCAAGGTGGTCAGCCCACCTTCTGTAGCACCCTCGGGAAGTAGCGGCCCGTTCTGGCCGCATAGGCGGCGTACTCCTCGCCATGCAAGCGCGCCAGCATCGGTTCCCGCACCGCGCGCACCTGGATCCGCACCGAGACGACCAGCAGCACGGCCGCCAGCACCCCGACCAGCGTCGGCACCATCACGAGCGTGCCCGCGGTGGCGAGCACGATCCCGGTGAGTCCCGGGTTGCGCATCCGAGAACGCAAGCCATTGCTCGCGAGCACCGGGTCGGCGGAGCCACCCCGGCGCAGCTCGAGCTGGGACGCGAGAACGAGCGCCACCCCGAGCAGGGCGAGCCCGGCGCCGATCACGACGACGCCGGGGTCGTCGAACAGCGCGATCGGGTCGATGACGTCGGCGGCGACCAGGAGCGGCGCCACGAGACCGAGCATCGTGGCACCGCCGTAGAAGACGCGGCCCCACCACGCGGCCGAGCCCCGCACGCGCTCGGCCTGCCCGATCGCGCGGCGGGCTGGCGAGGCGTGCAGCAGGCGGCGTCCGCCGACCGCGCCCAGCACCGCAACGAATGCGGCGATCGCGAGCGCCAGCCAGCCCGCGGCGTGGTGGTCCAGCACGTCCGCGAGCACCGTCCAGGTGGACCTGCCCGCGAGCTGCCCAGCGGCGTCCACCACGAGAATGCCGCCGAACAGGAAGAACAGCGCGGCTGCGCCGATCTGGACAGCGCGCTCGGGGAGCAGCCGCCCCAGCTTCCGCCCGACGACGATCGCCAGCGCGTCCGCGGCCACCATCCCGAGCGTGGAGCCGACCCACACGCCGAACCAGCCGTACTGCGTGGCAAGGGTGATCGTGGCGAGCATCGTCTTGTCGCCGAGCTCGGCGAGGAAGAACGCCACCGACGAGGTGAGGACGGCCGAGCCGGTGGCCCGCTCGGCCTTGGCCCGCTCGGCAGGGGTGAGCCGGTCGCCGCGCAGGGTCCACGCGCCGAACCCGACGAACGCGACGGCGGCCACGAGGGCGATCCACCCGGTGGGGAGCGCCGTGCCCAGCCCGTGCCCGACGGCGACGGAGAGCAGGTGCACCGCCGTGGTGGCGAGGGTGATGCCGATGAGCACCGGCAGCGCCCGGTAGCGCGTGGCGAACGCGAGGGCCATCAGCTGGGACTTGTCGCCGAGCTCGGCGACGAACACCACCCCGAAGCTGACGGCGAAGGCAAGCAGGAATCCGTCCATCTCGCGGTCGACGCTACGAGCGCTCCGCGCAGCGGCTGGACTGCAAAATTCGATTAGCGTGAGCTAACGACCCAGGTCGGGGGCGCTAACCGGAACGTTCGCGCCCTCGGGGCCACTGGTGTACCAATGGGCTATGAGCGCTCCGTCGACGGAGACCGACAAGCAACGGCGCCTGCGCGCGCGGCTCGCCGAGCTGATCGCCGCGATGTCCCCCGGCGAGCCGCTCCCCGCCGAGCGCGACCTGGCGCGCGAGCTCGGCGTCGCCCGGATGACGCTGCGCCGGGCCGTCGACGGGCTCGTCGCCGACGCGATGCTCGTGCGCAGGCAGGGCGCGGGCACGTTCGTCGCGCCCGCCAAGGTGGCCCATCGCCTCGCGGCCAACTCCTTCTCGGCCGACATGCGCTCCCGCGGTCTGCGCCCCGGCAGCCGCACGCTGCGGTCGGGCCGCGGCCCCGCCGGGGTCATGCTGGCCGCGCTGCTTGAGGTGCCGACCGGTACGCCCGTCCTGCACGTGCGGCGGCTGCGCCTGGCCGACGACGAGCCGATGGCGGTGGAGGACCTGCACGTCCCGGCCGACCTCGTGCCCGGCCTCAGCGGCGCCGACCTGGAGAACCGCTCCTACTACGAGCTGCTCGCCGAGCGCTACGGGCACCGCATCGCCTCCGGCACCCAGACCGCGGAGGCCGCGCTCACCGGTGCGGAGGACGCCGCCGTGCTCGGCGTCGATCCCGGATCGCCCGCGTTCTGCTTCGAGCGCACCTGCCGGGTGGACGGCGGGCGCGTGGCCGAGTTCGTTCGTTCGATCTACCGGGGCGACCGCTACCGGATCATGGCGGACATCTTCCCGTCATGAGCTGTTACCTTCCGTAGCTTGACGGCTACGGGGTGACCGACACTACAGTCCGACGCCTAGACCTCTGGTCTCAAAACGTCGGAGGGGAACCCATGTGGTCGATGCCCGGATCCCGAACGGCACGACGGAGCGCCGTCGCCATCAGCGCGGTAGCGGCTTTGGCCCTCGCGGGCTGCGGCGGCGATGCCGGCTCCGGCGGCGGTGACCGCACGCTGACCGTCTGGATCATGGAGGGCACCAACCCGGACGCCCAGCCGTTCTTCTCCGAGCTCTCCACGGCGTTCCAGCAGCGCACCGGCGCCACCCTGGACGTCCAGTTCGTGCAATGGGCGGGCGCACACGACAAGTTCGTCACCGCCATCGCCGGCGGCACCACGCCGGACGTCGCCGAGGTCGGCACCACGTGGGTCGCCGAGTTCGCCGACGCGGGCGCGCTGGCCGACCTCGCGCCCCGCGTGCGGGACGCGGGTCTCGCCGACGGCCTTGTGGACGGCCTGGTGGAGGCGGGAACGCTCGGCGACGCGCTCTACGGCATGCCCTGGTACGCGGGCGTGCGCTCGGTCATCTACCGCACCGACGTGTTCGCCGAGCTCGGCCTGG encodes:
- a CDS encoding TetR/AcrR family transcriptional regulator, which encodes MSSAPQRADARRNRARLLETAHALFAERGTDASLEEVARRAGVAIGTLYRHFPTRDDLLAALLERSLRELADEAEVRLAAPVTAEAVVGWLRTFATHSGTYRGLPRSVLVGLDEEGSPLHASCGRMQGGAARLMTAAQDAGAVRADVSTEDVLAIVAGIAWVVEQVGGEGRADRLIGLVRDALTVVRQSTDPEVE
- the mihF gene encoding integration host factor, actinobacterial type, coding for MALPTLTPEQRAEALKKAAAARTARKELRDAIARGEQTIPAVLDRAKTDQVVGKTKVADLLKSLPGYGPAKVSALLEQTGIDASRRAAGLGERQRQALIDALK
- a CDS encoding alpha/beta fold hydrolase yields the protein MERFVDVEPGVRLWAEAIEPTGPHPGEPLLLVMGANSSGLVWPDDLVAQLAEHHRVIRYDHRDTGRSTATFEDAPYSIVDLADDAIAVLDAFDVPRAHVVGMSMGGYLVQLMLLDHPDRIATATLFCTGPLPFPASSSAPAVPGPDQALLRLWAELDDPRDLQGEIAWRLEHWRLLNGSGTLFDPAEFRALEERVIAHSGRHDPVVAHARMDTDGMERGAELAGVTVPALVIEAPEDPAFPPPNAGVLARSLGEGRLVRIPGMGHAINRTVISPLAAAILTQTTRTAAAPA
- a CDS encoding GntR family transcriptional regulator, whose amino-acid sequence is MSAPSTETDKQRRLRARLAELIAAMSPGEPLPAERDLARELGVARMTLRRAVDGLVADAMLVRRQGAGTFVAPAKVAHRLAANSFSADMRSRGLRPGSRTLRSGRGPAGVMLAALLEVPTGTPVLHVRRLRLADDEPMAVEDLHVPADLVPGLSGADLENRSYYELLAERYGHRIASGTQTAEAALTGAEDAAVLGVDPGSPAFCFERTCRVDGGRVAEFVRSIYRGDRYRIMADIFPS
- a CDS encoding TMEM165/GDT1 family protein; the encoded protein is MDGFLLAFAVSFGVVFVAELGDKSQLMALAFATRYRALPVLIGITLATTAVHLLSVAVGHGLGTALPTGWIALVAAVAFVGFGAWTLRGDRLTPAERAKAERATGSAVLTSSVAFFLAELGDKTMLATITLATQYGWFGVWVGSTLGMVAADALAIVVGRKLGRLLPERAVQIGAAALFFLFGGILVVDAAGQLAGRSTWTVLADVLDHHAAGWLALAIAAFVAVLGAVGGRRLLHASPARRAIGQAERVRGSAAWWGRVFYGGATMLGLVAPLLVAADVIDPIALFDDPGVVVIGAGLALLGVALVLASQLELRRGGSADPVLASNGLRSRMRNPGLTGIVLATAGTLVMVPTLVGVLAAVLLVVSVRIQVRAVREPMLARLHGEEYAAYAARTGRYFPRVLQKVG
- a CDS encoding ParA family protein, whose amino-acid sequence is MKVVAVINHKGGVGKTTLTANLGAGFAARGQKVLLIDLDGQASLTISFFTQSEWTAELLPEKTIKEWFDRIGSGNEESPAKLVSTPPRVQDKLARGSGRLDLIAAHRDLTDVETNLAAELLSEPGRFGELHGGLRQMLAHEDFAEYDTVLIDCAPNFGLIAKNAVAASDLLLIPTKPDYLSTNGIDSLGLKIRSFVEEYNEHSSVPVERPAASVVFTMVQNQNGVPIEAQRSVISRIEAREVPTFATTIRDSKAVYGPAPEHGVPVILGGTGRAATRELRDMVSELSGRLERIAA
- a CDS encoding TIGR03620 family F420-dependent LLM class oxidoreductase, which translates into the protein MELGRVGVWTWGFDRLPWARVADAAREVEELGYGTLWFGEGTGRDAPTQSALLLGATRRIVVAPGVVSIPRHEPTTLARVEQTLAEAFPGRFLLGLGVGAKIITDEVGRPWNSPLATMARFLEAMNAARTTAPAPATPAPRVLAALGPRMLELAAKRTWGAHPFLMPVEHTAYARERVGPEALLAVHQNVVLDPDRARARETARAALAAFIANVHINPSRWRVMQQVGGLDESDLAGGGSDRLVDALTAYGDVDAVVARVRDQFAAGADHVCISVTTSDAHPVVGLPALRELAPALP